DNA sequence from the Geobacter sp. AOG2 genome:
TCGGTCTATACCATCGACCAGACCAGCGGAGCCTTGACCGCCGGGACTGCTGTTGCTGCCGGAACAAATCCCGTCTCCATCTCTGTTGATCCATCAGGAAGGTTCGTCTATGCGGCGAACTACAACTCCAATACCATTTCGGTCTATACCATTAATCAAGCCACCGGGGCACTGGTCGCAGGGACGCTGGTAGCAGCAGGCACAACTCCGTTTTCCGTCACGGTCGATCCTTCGGGAAAATATGCCTATGCAGCCAATTATGGCTCCGACACGGTTTCCGTCTATGCCATCGACCAGACTACCGGGGCATTGACTGCTGGAATGGCCGTGGCATCCGGCAAACAACCCCGTTCCGTCGCGGTCGATCCCTCGGGGAGATTTGCCTATGCGGTAAACTATTTTTCCAACTCCGTGTCCTTATACGCCATCAACCAGACAACCGGCGCTTTGGCCTTGGGAGCAGCGACGGTTTCCACGGCGTCATCCCCAATTTCCCTGGCGATAAGTGGAGCCGTTCAGTAACGCTTCGCACTTTTCAGCAACACGATATGGGATGAAATGAGTAGAAATGAGGGAAAAGCGGTTAAAATATGTCATAAATGCGAAAACATATGCAGGTTTTGATAATAACAGATCTATTTGTGCTAATAAGATGGTGCAAGAATAAACGATATCATCTGAAAAGATAATATTTGCGAGGAAATTGATATGACTAAAAAGGTCCTCATTGTGGAAGATGAGCTGAAGTTGGTGGATGTTTTGAAGGATTATCTCTACTTGGCAGGGTTTGAAACGTCAAGTTTGTGTAATGGTACTGAGGTTATTCCTTGGGTAAGAGAGAACGGTCCGAATCTTATTCTTCTTGACCTGATGCTGCCGGGGCGTGATGGAATAGATATCTGCAAGGAGATCAGAACGTTTTCCAATGTTCCGATCATTATGATGACCGCCCGCATTGATGAGGTGGATCGTCTGCTCGGGCTAGAACTCGGTGCCGATGACTACATCTGCAAGCCGTTCAGCCCTCGGGAGGTTGTGGCCAGGGTCAAAGCGGTCCTGCGACGTATGGGCGACGATCAGGCTACACAAACCGCCGGACTGACCCTTGACGAATCGCGCTATCGGGCCACGCTTGCCGAACATGAACTCGACCTTACCGCCGTAGAATTTAAACTCTTGCAGTTTCTGGCAGCCAAGCCTGGGCGCATTTACAGCCGACAACAGCTCATGGAAAAGATCTATCCTGACCGCCGCATTGTCAGTAGTCGCACCATAGACAGCCATATTAAGAAACTGCGGAAGAAAATTGCTGATGCAAATCCTGAGTTGGAGTTTATTCATTCGGTTTATGGAGCCGGCTACAAATTCGAGGCAGCCTGATTTTTCCCCGTTGTATTTACTAGAGAAAGATAGTGGAAATGGCTCTAATGAAGCTAATTGTTTGTTACATGTTCCTCTGTATTTCATTAACCGGTTGCTCTCTGTTCAGATCCATTCCTGAGACAAAGACGGTAGCGCTCATGCCGTTCTTTTCCTCAGCTACCAATACCGGAAAAAGCATCGGCCAAGAGGCTGCCGATCGTGTGGCACTGGAGTTGGTGGCGAAAGGATATGTCGTCATTGACCGTAGCACTACCACCGCCCTGGTAAATGAAGCAAAGTTCTACGGCTCCGGTCTGAGCGACGATATGCGGAGCGCATTGCAGTCGCATAATATCGCGGCGGTGGTCTTCGGCAGTGTCAATGACTTCAGTTGCGAGTCGATCCGGTCCCCCTCTTTGGTCGCCAGTTTGGCCAGCAACATGGATAAGAAAAATCGTTGTACAGTTTCCCTGACCGCCAAGATTGCCGACACCGCGACCGGCAGACTGCTATGGGGCGTGACAATTAATGATACTTCCGAAGGCGCGAATCTCACTGCTATGGAACTGATGAAGTCTTTGATCCGCAAGGCCGATATCAAAGAAACACTCCCCGAGCCAAAGGACGGAGAAACGCAGCCCAGGTGAGAGGGTCTGCCGCTTTTTTTCTATAGCCGTTAGAGGTCCGGTGAGATTACGTACACGGTATTCCCATGCAAAAAATATTATTAAGAGACTCTCTGCCTGATTTTGCGCACGAGTTGGAACACTTGCTTCTCATGGTGGACAGACCTGAGCTGGCTTGCCTGGTTGAGAATATGAAGGTCGATATGGATAGATGCGTCAGCGGCGAAGAGTCTTGCGCCATGCTTTGTACGGGGTTACAACCCTCCAAAGGATGGGGGGTAGGGCAGACCACCATTGTGCTGACCCCTGCAAGAGGCAATATTCTTGTTGACGTGATAGAAGGAGATATTATCGCTGTGGAGGTGTTTTTTCGCAAGGACGTTCAGGATAAACTGCTGCAACTGCGGCATTCACTTGAGAATTCTCCCAATGAACCGGAAAGTGTGCCGTGCGGAACTGCTTCGGTCGTGATGTGCCATGGCAACGGATAGACAGGAGGCGTCAATGAGTCGGGGCGGTCATGGGGTGCATGAAAGGCCGCCAGCAATGCTTGATTTCCTCGGGATGATTATTACTGAGGTAGATAGTGCTTCTGCCATACAAAGCGGGATGGAGGTGGTGGAGGGGCTTATCGTCATGGTTGTTGGCTGGGGTGGACCAGCCGGCACGGCGGGTATTGAGACCGGCGATATCATCTCCAAGGTAGACGGAAAACCGATCAAGAGGCTTGAGGAGATGGAAGATTGTCTGTCCTCACATCGACCGCAGACACGGATTGTTTTTCAACTCCAGCGTGCAGGAATGTGGTGTTTTGTGGAGATCCCTTTTGCGGAAAATTTCATCGGGGGGATTCACAGGATAAATTCCCGCTCATGCCGCATCAGCCGGATTAGAAGCTTGGGAACATGAACTGCAGGACGGTCACATCCACTCAATAGGAGGCTTAATGAAAATGTACAAAATTCGGAAAGTAGTTTCTCTGATCATCCTTACCGTTATGCTCTCAGCGACAGTTCCAGCCTTTGCCGGTGGGGACCCCGCCCTTTTGGATACGTTTCAAGACTCTCTCTACGGTGTTCTGATCGGCAGTTTAATCGGTGGTGCGACCGTAGCCTTTACAAAAAAGCCGGCTAATCACCTCATTAATATAGGGATAGGTGCTGGCATCGGTGCCATCGGCGGCGCAGCGTTCGGATTGACAAAGGCTTTGAAGACCCTGGTTGAAATCGAAGACGGTAAGGTCAAATTTGCCATGCCGACCATTGTACCGGAACTTGTTGACTCCCCATCTGCTTCCGGAAAATTTGCCATAACTGCTAGCCTTTTTCGTGTAACTTATTGAAAAATATTGTAAATCAATATAAGGTGTATGGGTTTTGGTAGAGGTGGGCAAACAGCAAAAGGCTGATTCAGGAACGGTAAAATGCCTTGCGGCCGATTTTGAGCAACTGGGCAGCCCTTGATTTGTTGCCGTTGCACCGTTCCAAGGTAACGGCCAGGATGCGGTTTGTCAGGGCATCGAGAGAGAGGAGGTCGTTCGAGACTGTCAGGGTGTAGGTAGTGCTGTCGCCACTTGTGTCATTATCGACAGAGGTCATAGGTGGCGTTGCCGGACCGATGCCCAGGTGTGAGGGGCGGATTAACTCCCCTTCCGTGAGAATGGCTGCCCGTTCCAGACAATTGCGCAGTTCGCGCACATTACCCGGCCAATGGTGGTTGAGCATAATTTCCATGGCCTCTGGGGAGATGCCGGGTAGGGCCTTGCCCAAATGCTGGCGCAGATGGTCAAGGGCGTGCTCGCAGAGCAGGGGGATGTCGTCCTTGCGATTCCGCAGGGGGGGGATGGTGAGGGGAAAAACATTGATCCGGTGGTAGAGGTCCTCCCGAAATCGCCCGGCGGAAGCCTGTTCGGCCAGATTGTGGTTGGTGGCCACGATAATCCGGCACTCCGCAGGAAGCGGGGTATTGCTTCCGATCTTTTCGAAAACCCGTTCCTGGAGTACCCGCAGCAGTTTGGCCTGAAGCGGCAGGGGCATATCGCCGATCTCATCAAGCAGGATGGTGCCTCCGCGGGCCAGGCTGAACTTCCCCTCCCGGTCGCGCTCGGCACCGGTAAAGGCCCCCCGCACGTGGCCGAAAAGCTCGCTCTCCAGCAGATGCTCGGGGATAGCGGCGCAGTTGACCGCCACAAAACCGGTTGGAAGCCCGTTGCCGGCAAAATGGATGGCCCGCGCCAGCACCTCTTTACCGGAACCGCTTTCGCCGTAGATAGCCACCGTCGTCTGACGTGCCGAAGCGACCTTGGCGGCCAACCTCAACATCTCCTTCATCGCCGGGTTCACGGTTACAATGCTTTGAAAGGTAAACCGTTCTCCCAAGAGCCCTTTGATCTGCTCATTTTCCCGGATGACATGGTGGTAGGTGAGGGCATGTTGGACGGTAATGCGCAAAATAACCGGATTGATGGGCTTTTCCAGATAATCGTAGGCCCCGCGCCGCATGGCGTCAACGGCGCTCTCCACGCTGCCGTTTGCCGTTACCACAACGACCGGTATTCCTTGATATCTTTTCCGTATCTGCTGGATGAGTTCGAGACCATCCATTTCATGCATGACCAGGTCGGAGATGACCAGATCGATCGGCTGCCGTTCCATAATTCCCAGGGCTTCGACGCCGCTGAGCGCGGTAACGGAGGCGAAACCCGCCTCGCCAAGCTGGGCCTCCAGCATGCGAACGCTCAGTTCATCGTCGTCAACAATGAGAATTGTCGGGATCATCATGGGAAACATGCCTGAAGGGTTAGAGTAATTATATTGCAATAGTCTAATTTTATGCCATGCACCGCTGTATTACAAAATGAATTTTTTGCGGGGCGGGTCTCCATCCACAAACTATTTATCCCGTTATGCGCCCGATCAGCCAATTGGACTCGTCAAGGAATCCTGAGCCCCAATTGGCTGATGGTTTTTCGGACCTTATCAGGTTCCACCGGTTTGACCAGATAAGCTGACGATTGAACCGACAGCATTGACTGCATTACGTCCTGCGGCGTGTTGAGAGCGGTTAACATGATGATCTTGACCTGCTTGTCTGTCGGCAGTGCCAATTCTTTCTCCCGTTTCCTGATCTCTTTGCCGGCGGCGATCCCATCCATATCCGGCATGACGATGTCCAGTAGGATAAGTTCATAGGGGGCGTCCGACGTCAGGGCTTCCCGGAATTTTTCGACCGCATCCTGACCGTTGATGGCGGTATCAACGACGGGAACATTCTCCAGGTATTGGGCAATGATTTCACGCCCAAGTTCGTCATCATCCACAACAAGACATTTTCTGAGTTCCATCCGTATCCTCCTTTGGTAAATCGAGCCATGTGCGGATCGTACTGGGCCGACGATTATTGCCCTTTCTCGATCAAGCGTACAAATGCATCGTATTCGTCGTTCAGGTGGGGGAGCAGGGCCAGTGCTTCAGCCAGCCTCTCTTCCCGGGCGGCTTCCTCGATGCGTCGAGCGATATCCTGAACCCGTGGCGCTCCAATGTTGCCTGCTGCCCCCTTGATAGTGTGGGCGCTTACCCGTATCCCATCGTTGTCGCGGCTTTCCGTGGAAGCAAGCAGTTTGGCCAAGTTTCCTGTCATGCCCTTTTGGAACAGCGCAACAAACTTGCCGATCAG
Encoded proteins:
- a CDS encoding PDZ domain-containing protein, whose product is MLDFLGMIITEVDSASAIQSGMEVVEGLIVMVVGWGGPAGTAGIETGDIISKVDGKPIKRLEEMEDCLSSHRPQTRIVFQLQRAGMWCFVEIPFAENFIGGIHRINSRSCRISRIRSLGT
- a CDS encoding sigma-54 dependent transcriptional regulator — its product is MMIPTILIVDDDELSVRMLEAQLGEAGFASVTALSGVEALGIMERQPIDLVISDLVMHEMDGLELIQQIRKRYQGIPVVVVTANGSVESAVDAMRRGAYDYLEKPINPVILRITVQHALTYHHVIRENEQIKGLLGERFTFQSIVTVNPAMKEMLRLAAKVASARQTTVAIYGESGSGKEVLARAIHFAGNGLPTGFVAVNCAAIPEHLLESELFGHVRGAFTGAERDREGKFSLARGGTILLDEIGDMPLPLQAKLLRVLQERVFEKIGSNTPLPAECRIIVATNHNLAEQASAGRFREDLYHRINVFPLTIPPLRNRKDDIPLLCEHALDHLRQHLGKALPGISPEAMEIMLNHHWPGNVRELRNCLERAAILTEGELIRPSHLGIGPATPPMTSVDNDTSGDSTTYTLTVSNDLLSLDALTNRILAVTLERCNGNKSRAAQLLKIGRKAFYRS
- a CDS encoding response regulator — translated: MELRKCLVVDDDELGREIIAQYLENVPVVDTAINGQDAVEKFREALTSDAPYELILLDIVMPDMDGIAAGKEIRKREKELALPTDKQVKIIMLTALNTPQDVMQSMLSVQSSAYLVKPVEPDKVRKTISQLGLRIP
- a CDS encoding CsgG/HfaB family protein — encoded protein: MKLIVCYMFLCISLTGCSLFRSIPETKTVALMPFFSSATNTGKSIGQEAADRVALELVAKGYVVIDRSTTTALVNEAKFYGSGLSDDMRSALQSHNIAAVVFGSVNDFSCESIRSPSLVASLASNMDKKNRCTVSLTAKIADTATGRLLWGVTINDTSEGANLTAMELMKSLIRKADIKETLPEPKDGETQPR
- a CDS encoding response regulator — protein: MTKKVLIVEDELKLVDVLKDYLYLAGFETSSLCNGTEVIPWVRENGPNLILLDLMLPGRDGIDICKEIRTFSNVPIIMMTARIDEVDRLLGLELGADDYICKPFSPREVVARVKAVLRRMGDDQATQTAGLTLDESRYRATLAEHELDLTAVEFKLLQFLAAKPGRIYSRQQLMEKIYPDRRIVSSRTIDSHIKKLRKKIADANPELEFIHSVYGAGYKFEAA